The following proteins are encoded in a genomic region of Paenibacillus sp. FSL R7-0273:
- a CDS encoding BclA C-terminal domain-containing protein produces MKDKKKAIMTGLSFSLFLSSAAQAAAAAKASFTDLQHVKWAEKQITQMNLLEVIEGRGGSTFAPQDNVTNQESVIMMIRLMGLDSQLSAGVSGYPADEWAQSYIKLAIDLGLLDQDDLGPGWGRDSASRETVTELVVRGIQSANQISGLSADSSPFTDIGNASANLVNAIHVATELKIVNGFPDNEFKPLQNVTRAQMAKILNASLPYLALDETSPVAQKVKYGVISEITADRLVIDTEGVKTTYSLTEGLAVYGLNAAAINLSQLKVGQPVSLVSDASGLAMIEVTSQAVSLPQIKAQLAQLAVKGETGATGATGATGPAGPTGATGATGSSGNAGSQGPAGATGATGPAGSDGGAGATGATGPAGSDGAAGATGATGPAGATGETGATGATGPAGATGETGATGATGPAGATGETGATGATGPAGATGETGATGATGPVGATGETGATGATGPVGATGETGATGATGPSGATGETGATGSEGVTGATGVTGATGSDGVTGATGVTGATGSDGVTGATGVTGATGVTGATGVTGATGVTGATGVTGATGVTGATGVTGATGVTGATGVTGATGVTGATGVTGATGVTGATGVTGATGVTGATGVTGATGVTGATGATGVTGPAGVTGPEGGSGYASGVASGGTIAVILGGTRVPLNLDTQSSAVSFSNSIFTINTAGTYYIQYDINLTSALMVSSRVLRSGMQINASVINPNDSRSQFNNGFIVQLYAGETLELQLFNLLGAATLTPGDGASMNVIYIGPGTPPI; encoded by the coding sequence TTGAAGGATAAGAAAAAAGCGATTATGACGGGTCTCAGCTTCAGCCTGTTCCTGTCGAGTGCAGCTCAGGCAGCCGCTGCTGCCAAAGCAAGCTTCACAGATCTGCAGCATGTGAAATGGGCTGAGAAGCAAATTACGCAGATGAATCTGCTGGAGGTCATTGAGGGCCGCGGCGGCAGCACCTTTGCTCCGCAGGATAACGTGACCAACCAGGAATCTGTCATCATGATGATCCGGCTGATGGGGCTGGATAGCCAGCTGTCTGCAGGGGTGAGCGGTTATCCGGCTGATGAGTGGGCACAGTCTTACATCAAGCTTGCTATTGATCTTGGACTGCTCGACCAGGATGACCTGGGTCCGGGCTGGGGCAGAGACTCGGCCAGCCGTGAAACCGTTACAGAGCTGGTTGTCCGCGGCATACAGTCTGCCAACCAGATCAGCGGGCTGTCTGCGGATTCTTCGCCCTTCACAGATATCGGTAATGCTTCAGCCAATCTTGTAAATGCCATTCATGTCGCTACTGAGCTGAAAATCGTAAACGGTTTTCCGGACAATGAATTCAAGCCTTTACAGAATGTAACCCGCGCCCAGATGGCAAAAATACTTAACGCCTCACTGCCTTATCTCGCTCTTGATGAAACTTCCCCGGTAGCACAAAAGGTAAAATACGGCGTAATCAGTGAAATTACAGCCGACCGTCTTGTAATTGATACAGAAGGCGTTAAAACGACATACAGTCTCACTGAAGGACTGGCGGTCTACGGGCTTAACGCTGCAGCGATTAATCTCTCGCAGCTTAAGGTAGGACAGCCTGTATCTCTCGTATCTGATGCAAGCGGCCTGGCGATGATTGAGGTAACCAGTCAGGCAGTTTCCTTGCCGCAGATTAAGGCCCAGCTCGCCCAGCTGGCAGTCAAAGGCGAAACAGGCGCTACCGGAGCGACAGGAGCGACCGGTCCTGCCGGCCCTACCGGAGCAACAGGGGCAACAGGCTCCAGCGGTAACGCTGGTTCTCAAGGACCGGCTGGCGCGACTGGAGCAACTGGTCCTGCGGGAAGTGACGGAGGAGCTGGTGCAACAGGCGCAACCGGTCCTGCGGGAAGTGATGGAGCGGCAGGAGCTACAGGTGCAACCGGGCCGGCGGGAGCGACGGGTGAAACGGGAGCGACAGGAGCAACCGGGCCGGCGGGAGCGACGGGTGAAACGGGAGCGACAGGAGCAACCGGGCCGGCAGGCGCGACGGGTGAAACGGGAGCGACAGGAGCAACCGGGCCGGCAGGCGCGACGGGAGAAACGGGAGCGACGGGAGCAACCGGACCGGTAGGCGCGACGGGAGAAACGGGAGCGACGGGAGCAACCGGACCGGTAGGCGCGACGGGAGAAACGGGAGCGACGGGAGCAACCGGGCCGTCCGGCGCGACGGGTGAAACGGGAGCGACCGGAAGTGAAGGTGTGACTGGGGCGACTGGTGTGACCGGAGCAACTGGAAGTGACGGTGTGACCGGTGCGACTGGTGTGACCGGAGCAACGGGAAGTGACGGTGTGACTGGTGCGACAGGAGTAACTGGAGCGACAGGAGTAACCGGAGCAACAGGAGTAACTGGAGCAACAGGAGTAACTGGAGCGACAGGAGTAACTGGAGCAACAGGAGTAACTGGAGCAACAGGAGTAACTGGAGCGACAGGAGTAACTGGAGCAACAGGAGTAACTGGAGCAACAGGAGTAACCGGTGCGACAGGAGTAACTGGTGCGACAGGAGTAACCGGAGCGACAGGAGTAACTGGAGCAACAGGAGTAACTGGAGCGACAGGAGTAACTGGAGCGACAGGAGTAACTGGAGCGACCGGAGCAACAGGTGTAACGGGTCCGGCGGGAGTAACAGGACCAGAGGGAGGGAGCGGATACGCCAGCGGGGTCGCTTCAGGCGGAACTATTGCGGTTATACTGGGCGGTACCCGTGTGCCGCTGAATTTAGACACACAAAGCTCTGCTGTCAGCTTCAGCAACAGTATTTTTACAATTAATACTGCCGGAACCTACTATATTCAATATGATATCAATTTGACTTCTGCATTAATGGTCAGCTCAAGGGTGCTGCGAAGCGGGATGCAGATCAATGCGAGCGTAATTAATCCTAACGACAGCAGATCGCAATTTAATAACGGATTTATCGTACAGCTGTATGCCGGTGAAACGTTGGAACTGCAATTATTTAATTTGTTAGGAGCCGCTACTTTGACCCCTGGAGACGGGGCATCGATGAATGTTATTTATATCGGGCCGGGAACACCTCCTATTTAA